The nucleotide sequence TCGCGGCAAAACCGACTCCAGCTACCGACGTTTTGCCCTCTTAACGTCATTGCTAACTCCCGATGCCACCGCCCATCATGCCACCGCCCAGCGCGGTGGGGTCGCGATGGCGTGGCATGGACTGCGGCGTCGTTTTTATGACGTCTGTTTCGGTTTTACTAAGCAGTGAAATCCCACGCAGGGCTCCTCCTCTTCTCGCTCGTCCGTTGCCGCTTGCAATAAATCTTGGACTTGCTGTAGCCGTGCGGGATTGAGCGCCGCGGAGACGACCCGTTGTTGGCCATCGTCGCCGACCACCACGGTCGTGATCACCGCCACGGTGTCTTCGTGCTGCAACGCTTGGATGATGTGCTCGCCGACTTGCTGCTCTGCATTCTTGATCGTGGTCACAAACTGGGCGATTTGATTTGAATCGACATTGTTGGTGACCTGTGCCAGCGACTGTGTCTCGGCAGCGTCGGGTGAGTCTGTGTCGGGTGAGTCTGTGTCGGGTGAGTCTGTGTCGGGGTCGTTCTCGGGCGGAAGGTCACTCGGGGTGGAGGCGTTCATGCAGTTGGAAATCCGGAGTTGCTAGCAATAAAAGGAGGAACTGGGGGGAGAGCCACGGGGATTTCCACATCCTAGCGGTTTTATTATTTGTTTGCCGAGTCCAGCGTTCGTTGCCCAATGCAAAAGTCGATGGGCCCGATTCAAAAGTCGATGGGGCGAAGCAATCGATGTTGACCGCGAGTTGGCGTATTTCGTAAATCTCAGCAGCATCCGATTTACGGTTCCGAGGCATCGTCGCCATTGGCAGATCGAGCCAAGCCCCCCCAGCTTTCGACAGGGAGTCGAGTGCATGATTCGAAGTTTTTCACAGTGGAAACGACAGCGGAAGGAACAACGCCGTCGACGTGAACTAAACGACCCCTCTCGATACCCTCTCGATATGCAGCGGGATGTCGTCAGTACCATGGTTGCCGTCAAAGACTACACGATGACCTCGGTCGACCGACTGCACGGACTATGCGAGGCGGTGCGTTATGTGTCCTCGGCCGGAATTCCTGGCGATATCGTCGAGTGCGGCGTGTGGCGAGGCGGCAGCATGATGGCGGTTGCGAACATGTTGGCCCAATTCGGTGATACCGAACGCCATTTGCATCTGTTCGACACCTTTAGCGGAATGAGCGAACCGACGAGCAAGGACGTCGCGGTCGATGGTCATGTCGCCGAGGAATTGCTCAAGATCGAATCCAAAGAAGACCCCAAATCGGTTTGGTGCGTTTCCGCGTTGGACGAAGTAAAAGCCAACATGAAACAAACCGGCTACGACGAAAGTCGAGTTCATTTTCACGAGGGGATGGTTGAAGAGACGATCCCAGGTCATGCGCCCGAGAAAATCGCACTGCTTCGCTTGGATACCGATTGGTACGAGTCGACACGGCACGAAATGGAACATTTGTTTCCTCGGCTTGCGGATGGCGGCGTTCTCATTATCGATGATTATGGTCATTGGGAAGGTGCCCGAAGGGCGGTCGATGAATACCTTTCCAAGCACGGCATCGGCATGATGTTGCACCGTCTCGATTACACCGGTCGCATTGGAATCCGTCACAATGCAGTGAAGCTGGCGGCGTCGCAACCGGATACCGGTGCAGGCACTAGCCTCGTTCATCAAGGATCTCGTCATGACGCAGCCTAGTGCGTATTTGAATGTCGGATGTGGGAACTGCTACCATCCCGATTGGACCAATGTGGATTTAGTCGCCAGTGGTCCAGAGGTGTATCAGTGTGACCTGCGTCGCGGCTTGCCTTACGAAGCTGAGCAGTTTGCAGCGGTGTACCATTCGCATGTGCTGGAGCATCTAACTCCCGACAATGCCGCGACCATGCTACGCGATTGTTTTCGCGTGCTGCGTCCAGGCGGGATTATTCGTGTCGTGGTGCCCGACTTGGAAGGGATCGCGACCGCCTACCTGCAAACGCTGAACGAAGCGGACGGAGGAGACGAGAAAGCCATCGCGAATCATCAATGGATGACGCTTGAACTTCTCGATCAAATGACGCGAGCGAGAAGCGGTGGTTTGATGAAGCTAGCGATGGAAAACCCCGCTCAGATCAACCGCGATTTCATCCGGTCGCGAATTGGCGCGGAAATGGATCCGGCAAAGAAGGCGAAGAGAACGTGGCGCAACCGTCTGTCGCGTTGGGGGCGTTCGACCAGGAAACAATTGGCTGCTACCGCGGTTGCGATCGTGCAAGGCAGGTCGGGACGCGATGCGTTCCGCGAAGGTAATTTCCGAGATTCAGGGGAAATCCATCGCTGGATGTATGACCGTGTTTCGCTTGCTCGATTGTTGCGAGAGGTGGGCTTCGAAAACGCGAGTGTTGTTTCTGCCAACGAAAGCCAAATCGAATTGTTTGATTCTTTTGAGCTCGATTATGTTGGTTCGTCACCGCGAAAGCCCGACTCGCTTTACATGGAAGCGACGCGTCCTCGAGATGCCAAACAAACGAACGTTGGTCTGTCCCGAGCGGCCTAACTTAGGTGTTGCGGCCTTGCGAATGCAGTGAGTTTCAGAGGACTCAAATATGATCGTTGACCAACTTTGCTATGGTGTTAGCGGCGGCGCCGCAGGTGCCGCCCAAAGGATCCATGCCGGACTATTGGCTGCTGGGGTCGATAGTCGGTATTGGCATTCACCCAAGCTCAGCCGTTCGGAAATGCCCGAGACGCAACCTCTTGTTTGGCCATCGAACACTGACGCTCGCCCTTTAAATCGAGCCTTCGACCGTCTCTCTCGTACCGCTTCGTTGACGTGGGCAAAACGCCGTCACCGTCCTGGGCCCAGTCCAACACGCGAGTATTTCAGCAGCGGAAGGCTGCGTCACGCAACCCCTTTTCCGACGTCCCAATTGACCGGTGACGTGCTGATGATCCACTGGGTCGGTAAGCTGTTTGACTATCCGACTTTTTTTCAATCGCTACCTAAACAGCGGCCGATCGTTTGGGTTTTGCATGACATGAATCCGTTTACCGGTGGATGTCATTTTTCAGCGGGTTGCGATCGCTTTGAAAGAGGGTGTGGAAGTTGTCCACAGCTGGATCATGCACATGCGTCGGATCCGTCGGCGCGAACGATGGCGATGAAGACCGAACTGTATCGTGAACTTGACTTGCATGTCGTCTCGGTGAGTCATTGGATGAGCGAGCAAGCGAAACGATCGATGCCGATGAGGAATGCGGCAAGTCATCACGTCATTCCGCTAGGAATCGACATCCAAGCGTTTGCTCCGATCGAAAAATCCCAAGCCAAAGCGGCGCTAGGGCTTCGTTCCGATCGAAAGGTGATTGCCTTTGGTGCCGACGTCGCGACGAATCGTCGCAAAGGGTTTCATTGTTTGATGGAAGCTTGGCCGAGACTTGATCCCAATCAAGTCCAAGGGATCATGTTCGGAGGAGGCGATGCTCCGCAGTTGCCGTCCAATGTCGCTTCGATTCGTCATTTTGGTTACATTCGTGACGCGCTGCAAAAGCAGTTGTTCTATTCAGCGGCCGACATGTTCGTGATGCCATCGCTCGAAGACAACTTGCCACAAACCGGGCTCGAAGCCTCGGCCTGCGGCACCCCAGTGGTCGCTTTCGATGCTGGCGGAATTCCAGATTATGTTCGGCATCACAACACGGGTTTGCTGGCTCCCACCGGCGACAGCGAAGCGTTAGCAGTGCAGATCAAGTGGATGCTTGACCATCCTGAGCAACGACTCGCGATGGGAGTCAAGGCGCGCGAGATGATGCAGCAGGAATTCACTGGCCCGCTCGAAACGTCTCGTTACCAAGCGTTACTGCAACAAGTCGTACGCGGGGCCTCGGCCGCGGGAAAACGGGTCGCATAGGAACCCCAGCGACAAATGGGTCGGCAACGTTGGTCGGCAAAGCAGATTCGGCATGAACCGCTGGTCACCAGCGGCGTGACGCCAAAATCGGTGACGGCAACTCGGTGACGGCAACTCGGTGACGGCAACTCGGCGACGACGTCGATTTGCTCTCGCTCGCCGAATTGATGGTCCAATCTTTTCGCCCACGGCCCCACGTTTTTTCCTGGGCCCACCGTGCGGGGGGGGGCTTCTGTGTCGCTGTGGGATGCTTCCGCGAGGTTTGGCGAGGGATTTCAGCGAGAAAAGTGGCGATAAAAATGTGAATCGTTCGCGAAAGGAAGCGAAGGGTGGTGTCGAGGCCCAGCATGGCTAGCAATTCGATGAGCAGGTCTTGTGGCTCAGCTTGTTTACGGTAGCCCATTTAAGCGTGATTCCCGCTCGTTGCTTTCGCAATTTTTGCTGGGTTTGCGTGCTGAGGTGGGGGATCCAGGGTGTTAGAATAGGGGTTTGGCGCATCCGGCGAGGTGTTGCAGGCTCTTTTTTAGGCGACCGAGAGCGTTTCAGACGGCTTGCATCGCGTAGCGGAGGCGAAGAAATGCGTGGCCGCAACCCGCCATTGGCCTCGACGATTCTGCGGTTTGCCTGCTACATTGCCCCGCTTGCCCAACACGGCGTCTTCCGACAATCCAATTCCATTCACAGGCCACCTCACGCCGTGATCGTCATTCTGCAAAGCAACGTTACGGACGAGCAAATCGATCACGTGCTTCAGCGTATCGAAGCGCTCGGGCTCCAGCACCACCTGAGTCGCGGTACGTTTCGTACGATTGTTGGCATTATCGGTGACGAAGAAAAGCTGCAAGCCGAGCCGCTCAACGCGATTCCTGGGGTCGCTCAGGTGATTGCGGTCATGCAGCCGTACAAGCTAGCCTCGCTCGAAGCTCACCCCGAACCGAGCATCATCGATGTTTCGGGCGTGAAGATCGGCAAGGGGCATCTCGGCATGATCGCGGGTCCGTGCAGCGTCGAAGATCGCGATCGCATGTTCCGGATCGCCGAAAGTGTTTGTGAATCGGGAGCCAATCTGTTTCGAGGCGGCGCCTACAAACCACGCACCAGCCCGTACGCGTTCCAGGGGCTCGGCGAAGCGGGGTTGAAACTGCTCCGCGAGGTCGGGGACAAATTCAATGTGCCCGTCGTCACGGAGGTCACCGATCCCCGATTGGTCGAATTGGTCGCCGAGCACGCCGATATGCTGCAAGTCGGTGCCCGAAACATGCAGAACTTTGCCTTGCTGACGGAAGTCGGCAAATCGCAACGTCCCGTGTTACTCAAGCGGGGGATGAGTGCGACGATCAACGACTTGTTGATGTGTGCCGAGTATATTTTATCGCAAGGCAATATGAACGTGGTGCTGTGCGAGCGTGGCGTGAAAGGCTTTGATAACGTCACCCGCAATTTGTTCGATGTGGCGGCCGTTCCGGTGCTGCATGGTTTGACCCATCTGCCTGTGATCGTCGATCCTTCGCATGCGACCGGTCGACCCGACTTGATTCCGGCCTGTGCGCTTGCCGGCTTGGCGGCGGGGGCCGATGGGGTGCATATCGAAGTTCACGATTGCCCCGAAGAAGCGAAGAGTGATGGGCCTCAAGCCCTACTACCCGATCAATATCGTCAGCTTGCGGTTCAAATGAAGGAACTCGCCAAGCTGTTTGGAAAAACCGTATCCCCTCTCCCGGAGAAAAAGGGTTGAGTCGTCAAACAATCATTGCTGGTAACTGGAAGATGAACACCCGTTGCGAAAGTGCCGTTGCACTCGCAAAGGGCGTCGTGGCTGCGGTGGGCGAAAAGCCGACCGTTCAAGTCGTGCTCTGTCCGCCTGCGGTTTACCTGCACACCGTTGCCGACGCGGTCGCGGGAACGGCCGTGGAGCTCGGAGCCCAAAACCTTTACGCGGCTGAGGATGGT is from Novipirellula galeiformis and encodes:
- the aroF gene encoding 3-deoxy-7-phosphoheptulonate synthase, whose product is MIVILQSNVTDEQIDHVLQRIEALGLQHHLSRGTFRTIVGIIGDEEKLQAEPLNAIPGVAQVIAVMQPYKLASLEAHPEPSIIDVSGVKIGKGHLGMIAGPCSVEDRDRMFRIAESVCESGANLFRGGAYKPRTSPYAFQGLGEAGLKLLREVGDKFNVPVVTEVTDPRLVELVAEHADMLQVGARNMQNFALLTEVGKSQRPVLLKRGMSATINDLLMCAEYILSQGNMNVVLCERGVKGFDNVTRNLFDVAAVPVLHGLTHLPVIVDPSHATGRPDLIPACALAGLAAGADGVHIEVHDCPEEAKSDGPQALLPDQYRQLAVQMKELAKLFGKTVSPLPEKKG
- a CDS encoding glycosyltransferase — its product is MIVDQLCYGVSGGAAGAAQRIHAGLLAAGVDSRYWHSPKLSRSEMPETQPLVWPSNTDARPLNRAFDRLSRTASLTWAKRRHRPGPSPTREYFSSGRLRHATPFPTSQLTGDVLMIHWVGKLFDYPTFFQSLPKQRPIVWVLHDMNPFTGGCHFSAGCDRFERGCGSCPQLDHAHASDPSARTMAMKTELYRELDLHVVSVSHWMSEQAKRSMPMRNAASHHVIPLGIDIQAFAPIEKSQAKAALGLRSDRKVIAFGADVATNRRKGFHCLMEAWPRLDPNQVQGIMFGGGDAPQLPSNVASIRHFGYIRDALQKQLFYSAADMFVMPSLEDNLPQTGLEASACGTPVVAFDAGGIPDYVRHHNTGLLAPTGDSEALAVQIKWMLDHPEQRLAMGVKAREMMQQEFTGPLETSRYQALLQQVVRGASAAGKRVA
- a CDS encoding class I SAM-dependent methyltransferase, with protein sequence MTQPSAYLNVGCGNCYHPDWTNVDLVASGPEVYQCDLRRGLPYEAEQFAAVYHSHVLEHLTPDNAATMLRDCFRVLRPGGIIRVVVPDLEGIATAYLQTLNEADGGDEKAIANHQWMTLELLDQMTRARSGGLMKLAMENPAQINRDFIRSRIGAEMDPAKKAKRTWRNRLSRWGRSTRKQLAATAVAIVQGRSGRDAFREGNFRDSGEIHRWMYDRVSLARLLREVGFENASVVSANESQIELFDSFELDYVGSSPRKPDSLYMEATRPRDAKQTNVGLSRAA
- a CDS encoding TylF/MycF/NovP-related O-methyltransferase, whose translation is MIRSFSQWKRQRKEQRRRRELNDPSRYPLDMQRDVVSTMVAVKDYTMTSVDRLHGLCEAVRYVSSAGIPGDIVECGVWRGGSMMAVANMLAQFGDTERHLHLFDTFSGMSEPTSKDVAVDGHVAEELLKIESKEDPKSVWCVSALDEVKANMKQTGYDESRVHFHEGMVEETIPGHAPEKIALLRLDTDWYESTRHEMEHLFPRLADGGVLIIDDYGHWEGARRAVDEYLSKHGIGMMLHRLDYTGRIGIRHNAVKLAASQPDTGAGTSLVHQGSRHDAA